One genomic segment of Motacilla alba alba isolate MOTALB_02 chromosome 1A, Motacilla_alba_V1.0_pri, whole genome shotgun sequence includes these proteins:
- the NUP37 gene encoding nucleoporin Nup37, translating to MKQDSTRNTSYTVDCEDYVHVVKFNPFDSGDSCSLIAYGGNNYVVVGTCRFQEEDAEVEGMQYKTLRTFHHGIRVDAIAWSPETRLDAIPPQIRFCTAASDRKLRLFTSDLQDKNEFKTFDGHSDYINDLVFAPNEGQEIASVSDDHTCRVWDLEGNEKAHFVLRSSGMSVCWHPEEAFKLMVAEKNGTIRFYDLITQQAILSLECEQTPLMSADWCLKNTFKIGAVAGSDWLIWDITRSSYPQDKRPVHIDRARLFRWSRVNENLFATTGYPGKTATQLLVHHLGHPQPILTGTAAVGSGLTWHRTLPLCAVGGDHKIFFWVTEM from the exons ATGAAGCAAGATTCTACAAGAAACACTTCTTACACTGTGGATTGTGAGGATTATGTGCACGTGGTAAAATTCAATCCATTTGACAGTGGAGACTCATGTTCTCTCATTGCTTATGGTGGCAACAATTACGTGGTTGTTGGGACTTGCAGATTTCAG GAGGAGGATGCAGAAGTGGAAGGCATGCAATATAAGACACTAAGAACATTTCACCATGGAATCAGAGTTGATGCCATAGCATGGAGTCCTGAAACTAGACTTGACGCTATACCTCCCCAGATAAG GTTTTGTACTGCAGCTTCTGATAGGAAGTTAAGGCTGTTTACTTCAGACCTGCAGGACAAGAATGAATTTAAG ACATTTGATGGCCACTCAGATTACATTAATGATCTGGTCTTCGCTCCCAATGAAGGTCAAGAAATTGCAAGTGTAAGTGATGATCACACCTGCAG GGTCTGGGATTTGGAAGGAAATGAGAAGGCCCATTTTGTTTTACGTTCTTCTGGAATGAGTGTTTGCTGGCATCCTGAGGAGGCTTTTAAG CTGATGGTGGCAGAGAAGAATGGGACAATACGATTCTATGACCTGATTACACAGCAGGCCATTCTCTCCCTGGAGTGTGAACAAACACCACTGATGTCAGCAGActggtgtttaaaaaatacttttaaaattggAGCAGTTGCTGGAAGTGATTGGCTGATCTGGGATATCACTCGCTCCAG TTATCCACAGGATAAGAGACCTGTCCACATTGACCGAGCCAGATTATTCAG GTGGTCCCGAGTAAATGAAAATCTGTTTGCAACCACTGGGTATCCAGGAAAGACAGCTACTCAGTTGCTGGTTCATCATTTAGGACACCCCCAG CCCATTCTTACTGGAACTGCAGCTGTAGGATCTGGTTTGACATGGCACAGAACTCTTCCATTATGTGCAGTTGGAGGAGAccataaaattttcttctgggttactgaaatgtaa